A stretch of the Armatimonadota bacterium genome encodes the following:
- a CDS encoding LptA/OstA family protein has product MTGRKLLVFAWMAALVGATAWAAQTQKPERKVKAEGAVAEIDELNNTIAFSGGAKLTTNEGTVSSRELEARLAPGGAIETAEARGEVKVNLRYRGKDGVERIMEATADRVIYRAGERTVQLLGNVKGDLKEPTRGRTLHIGADEATLWIDESRLRLRPAEVIFAEVVEKEPPAAPAAK; this is encoded by the coding sequence ATGACCGGCCGCAAGCTGCTCGTCTTCGCGTGGATGGCCGCGCTCGTCGGCGCCACGGCGTGGGCCGCCCAGACGCAGAAGCCGGAGCGCAAGGTCAAGGCCGAGGGCGCGGTCGCCGAGATTGACGAGCTCAATAACACGATCGCCTTCAGCGGCGGCGCCAAGCTGACCACCAACGAGGGCACGGTTTCCAGCCGCGAGCTCGAGGCGCGACTGGCGCCAGGCGGTGCGATCGAGACCGCAGAGGCCCGCGGCGAGGTCAAGGTCAACCTGCGCTACCGCGGCAAGGACGGCGTCGAGCGCATCATGGAGGCGACCGCCGACCGGGTTATTTACCGCGCCGGCGAACGCACGGTGCAGTTGCTCGGCAACGTCAAGGGCGACCTCAAGGAGCCGACGCGCGGGCGCACCTTGCATATCGGCGCCGACGAGGCGACGCTGTGGATTGACGAGAGCCGGCTGCGGCTGCGCCCGGCGGAGGTCATCTTCGCCGAGGTGGTGGAGAAGGAGCCGCCGGCAGCGCCGGCGGCCAAGTAG